The following are encoded together in the Wolbachia endosymbiont (group E) of Neria commutata genome:
- the rpsS gene encoding 30S ribosomal protein S19 encodes MSRSAWKPPFCHPSVIRAVSAALKKGLVNMVIKTRSRASVILPNCLGLKFAIYNGKDYIPVNVNDQNMIGHKFGEFSPTRKFAGHSGDKKATRR; translated from the coding sequence ATGAGTAGATCTGCGTGGAAGCCGCCTTTTTGTCATCCTTCTGTAATAAGGGCAGTAAGTGCTGCTTTAAAGAAAGGGCTTGTTAATATGGTTATAAAGACTCGCTCTAGAGCTTCTGTAATTTTGCCTAATTGTTTGGGTTTGAAATTTGCTATTTATAATGGTAAGGATTACATTCCTGTTAATGTTAATGATCAGAATATGATAGGTCATAAATTTGGTGAATTTTCACCTACTCGTAAATTTGCTGGGCATAGCGGTGATAAAAAGGCAACAAGAAGGTAA
- a CDS encoding 50S ribosomal protein L23 — protein sequence MIKYNNIIKSPILTEKASFLREKFNKYSLYVFANASKRQIKLAIESLFDVKISSMNVLKIKPKSRRFRGVVGCEKQKKKVYFSLMDGQKLDIMSV from the coding sequence ATGATTAAATATAATAATATAATAAAATCTCCTATACTTACCGAAAAGGCTTCTTTTTTAAGGGAGAAATTTAATAAATATTCTTTGTATGTATTTGCAAATGCAAGTAAGCGTCAAATAAAACTAGCAATAGAATCTTTATTTGATGTTAAAATTTCTTCTATGAATGTTCTTAAAATTAAGCCTAAATCTAGGCGCTTTAGGGGTGTGGTTGGTTGTGAAAAACAGAAAAAGAAGGTTTATTTTTCTTTAATGGATGGTCAAAAATTAGATATAATGAGTGTTTAA
- the rplB gene encoding 50S ribosomal protein L2 translates to MGIKFLNPVTPSSRGTVLVSRVGLSKDKPEKSLTRGKSSTGGRNNYGRITTRHKGGGHKQTYRIIDFKRNRSGQAVVESIEYDPNRSAFLALVSYKEDDAKSYILAPQGMKPGDVIISGSDADIMPGNCLPLKHIPVGAFVHNIEFKPGNGAAIARSAGCYAQIVGRDGQYFLLRLRSGQVRLILSSCKATIGVVSNADHKNRKLGKAGRNRWLGVRPTVRGVAMNPVDHPHGGGEGKTSGGRHPVTPWGVATKGKKTRKKNKASNKYIKQLKG, encoded by the coding sequence ATGGGTATAAAATTTCTTAATCCTGTTACTCCATCTTCTCGTGGGACTGTTTTAGTAAGTAGAGTTGGTTTATCAAAAGATAAGCCAGAAAAGTCTCTTACACGTGGTAAAAGTTCTACTGGTGGAAGAAATAATTACGGTAGAATTACAACTCGTCATAAAGGTGGTGGTCATAAACAGACCTATAGAATTATAGATTTTAAACGTAATAGAAGTGGTCAAGCGGTAGTTGAGAGTATAGAATATGATCCAAATAGGAGTGCATTTTTAGCTTTAGTATCATATAAGGAAGATGACGCTAAGTCTTACATATTAGCTCCTCAGGGTATGAAGCCAGGTGATGTTATTATATCTGGAAGTGATGCTGACATTATGCCGGGGAATTGTTTGCCACTCAAGCATATACCTGTTGGTGCTTTTGTACATAATATTGAATTTAAACCAGGTAATGGTGCTGCGATTGCTAGATCTGCTGGTTGTTATGCGCAAATCGTTGGTCGTGATGGCCAATATTTTTTATTGCGTCTCAGATCTGGTCAGGTTAGGTTGATTTTATCTTCTTGCAAAGCTACTATTGGTGTAGTGTCTAATGCTGATCATAAAAATAGAAAATTGGGTAAGGCTGGAAGAAATAGGTGGCTCGGAGTTAGACCTACTGTTCGTGGAGTTGCTATGAATCCGGTTGATCATCCACATGGAGGAGGGGAGGGAAAAACTTCTGGGGGACGCCATCCTGTTACTCCTTGGGGTGTTGCAACTAAGGGTAAGAAAACTAGAAAGAAAAACAAAGCTAGTAATAAATATATAAAGCAATTGAAAGGGTAA
- the rplC gene encoding 50S ribosomal protein L3 encodes MKRINSLRRIGLLMTNIGHTSIYSATGCTAVTLLHLSETCIVDVKEQDKCGYNSVILGVGDFKNIAKPQLEYLKKIGINSKCKLYESRLNDLSGIECGKKIGVNHFVVGQYLDITGYSIGKGFAGVMKRHNFSGLRASHGVSIAHRSQGSTGQCQDPGRVFKGKKMAGHLGNSRVTVQNMKILSIDHENSIIAVKGNNVPGFKSSCVFVRDAVKKSLHKDVPFFPVGFLLDNMSDDSSVAS; translated from the coding sequence ATGAAGAGAATAAATTCGCTGAGAAGAATTGGTTTATTAATGACGAATATTGGTCATACGTCTATATATTCTGCTACTGGTTGCACAGCTGTAACTTTGTTGCATCTCAGTGAAACTTGTATTGTTGATGTAAAAGAGCAAGATAAGTGTGGTTATAATTCAGTTATTTTAGGTGTTGGAGATTTTAAAAACATTGCAAAGCCTCAGCTGGAATATTTGAAGAAAATTGGCATAAATAGTAAATGTAAATTATATGAAAGTAGATTGAATGATCTATCAGGAATAGAATGTGGTAAGAAAATAGGTGTTAATCATTTTGTGGTTGGTCAGTATCTTGATATTACAGGTTATTCTATAGGTAAGGGGTTTGCTGGTGTGATGAAGCGACATAATTTTAGCGGTTTGAGAGCATCTCATGGTGTCTCTATTGCTCATAGATCGCAAGGTTCTACTGGTCAATGTCAGGATCCAGGTAGGGTATTTAAAGGGAAGAAAATGGCTGGTCATTTGGGTAATAGCAGAGTGACTGTGCAGAATATGAAGATATTATCTATTGATCATGAAAATAGTATAATTGCTGTGAAAGGTAATAATGTTCCTGGGTTTAAAAGTTCTTGTGTTTTTGTGAGAGATGCGGTTAAGAAATCTTTACACAAAGACGTTCCTTTTTTTCCTGTAGGGTTTTTGTTAGATAATATGAGTGATGATAGTAGTGTAGCGAGTTAG
- the rplV gene encoding 50S ribosomal protein L22 encodes MKNRDIIVEASSKVLKSTPRKLNLAAGLVRNRKVSYATVQLKFCEKKAAGLISKVLNSAIANAQYNYGLDIDNLYIKEILIGKSFTLRRVYPKAMGRANRISKRYSNITIKLREII; translated from the coding sequence ATGAAAAATAGGGATATAATAGTTGAAGCTAGCTCTAAGGTTTTAAAATCAACTCCTCGTAAGTTGAATTTGGCTGCTGGCTTAGTGCGTAATAGAAAGGTTTCTTATGCTACGGTGCAATTAAAATTTTGTGAAAAGAAAGCTGCTGGTCTTATAAGTAAAGTATTAAATTCTGCAATTGCTAATGCTCAATATAATTATGGGCTGGATATTGATAATTTATATATAAAAGAGATCTTAATAGGTAAATCTTTTACTTTACGTAGGGTGTATCCAAAAGCTATGGGTAGGGCGAATAGAATTAGCAAGCGTTATAGCAATATAACTATAAAACTAAGAGAAATTATATGA
- the rpsH gene encoding 30S ribosomal protein S8, with protein MALSDTIGDFLTRIRNAQLAMHRTTRVLFSKMNSSILEILKEEGYIFDYEKQIIDNLPSFIVKLKYYEKSPVISDIVRVSKPGCRRYSRYKDISKAYNGLGIFIISTSKGVMTDYNAHKLKVGGEVLCRVF; from the coding sequence GTGGCGTTATCTGATACTATTGGTGATTTTTTAACAAGAATACGTAATGCGCAATTGGCAATGCATAGGACGACAAGGGTGCTGTTTTCTAAGATGAATTCTTCTATATTGGAGATTTTAAAAGAGGAGGGGTATATTTTTGATTATGAAAAGCAAATTATAGATAATTTACCTTCTTTTATTGTAAAATTGAAGTACTATGAAAAGTCACCTGTAATTAGTGACATAGTTAGGGTGTCAAAGCCTGGTTGTCGTCGTTATTCTCGGTATAAGGATATTTCTAAAGCATATAATGGTCTTGGTATTTTTATTATATCGACATCCAAAGGAGTAATGACCGATTATAATGCGCATAAGTTAAAGGTTGGTGGAGAAGTTTTGTGTCGTGTGTTTTAA
- the rplR gene encoding 50S ribosomal protein L18, which produces MRRLYNFLSSYEKRKLRNRAKLDKGAGRLRISIFKSNRHFYVQLIDDAKGITLTSASTLDAKIRNICKGKVNAEAIKQVSSLMIERLSGVKLEQELVFDRGAYKYTGLVSRFAEALRSSGFKF; this is translated from the coding sequence ATGAGAAGATTATATAATTTTTTAAGTAGCTATGAAAAAAGAAAGCTCCGTAATAGAGCGAAACTCGATAAGGGCGCTGGACGTTTGCGTATATCCATATTTAAATCTAATAGACATTTTTATGTTCAGTTAATTGATGATGCAAAGGGAATAACTCTTACTTCGGCTTCTACTTTGGATGCTAAAATTAGGAACATATGTAAAGGGAAAGTCAATGCTGAAGCTATAAAGCAGGTTTCTTCTTTAATGATTGAGCGTCTGTCTGGTGTGAAATTAGAACAAGAGCTCGTGTTTGATCGTGGGGCATATAAATATACAGGATTGGTTTCTCGATTTGCTGAAGCTTTAAGAAGCTCTGGATTTAAGTTTTAA
- the rpmC gene encoding 50S ribosomal protein L29: protein MDITDIRSKSSQELHEILVNLRKEFVNLVFQKKLGQYNNISCFGLIKKSIARILTALNERRREEKNA, encoded by the coding sequence ATGGATATAACTGATATCAGATCAAAGTCTTCGCAAGAATTACATGAGATTCTTGTGAATTTGAGAAAAGAGTTTGTTAATTTAGTTTTTCAAAAAAAGTTAGGACAGTACAATAATATTTCGTGTTTTGGTTTGATAAAAAAGAGCATAGCCCGTATTTTAACTGCATTAAATGAAAGAAGAAGAGAGGAAAAGAATGCCTAA
- the rplP gene encoding 50S ribosomal protein L16 yields MFVPKKSKYKKVFKGRINGNAKGGSTLSFGDYGLKAMEPGRIQSKHIETARRVISRTLKRSGKVWIRIFPDTPVSKKPADVRMGKGKGSVEFWVFKAKPGRILFEISNDVPMHLAKLALEKATAKLPIKCKFISNHN; encoded by the coding sequence ATGTTTGTTCCCAAAAAGAGTAAATATAAAAAAGTATTTAAAGGACGAATTAATGGTAACGCGAAGGGTGGCAGCACACTGTCTTTTGGAGATTACGGCTTAAAGGCCATGGAACCTGGGAGAATTCAATCTAAACATATTGAAACAGCAAGACGTGTAATATCTAGAACTTTAAAACGTTCTGGTAAAGTATGGATAAGGATTTTTCCTGATACTCCTGTTAGTAAAAAACCAGCGGATGTGCGCATGGGTAAGGGGAAAGGTAGTGTTGAATTTTGGGTGTTTAAAGCTAAGCCTGGCAGGATTTTATTTGAAATCAGTAATGATGTACCTATGCATTTAGCAAAATTGGCTCTTGAAAAAGCAACTGCTAAGCTTCCTATAAAGTGTAAATTTATATCTAATCATAATTAA
- the carA gene encoding glutamine-hydrolyzing carbamoyl-phosphate synthase small subunit: MQDAILILQDGKCFWGRSIGKKGKCIGEVCFTTGMTGYQHSITDPSFADQIITFTFPHIGNVGINYKDNEGEKIFASGVVVRELSPESHPSSYINLNDWLKKNNVVGISGVDTRALTRYLREHGSQNGMICSPDEKHALDELKAYKSVSGIGITNKVSLSNNFKDNLDTKYKVAVVDFGVKISIASRLIELGCAVELIKPSAGFARKILNMNPDGVLLSNGPGDPEEIGESVVSEIDIIIKSKIPIFGICMGHQLLAITMGAKTIKMENGHRGSNHPVYDVNSKKVEITSQNHGFTVDSASLPSNVEVTHISLFDNSIEGIAMKDYPVFSVQYHPEEAPGTHDSHYLFRRFIDNIASYKIKSVCL; the protein is encoded by the coding sequence GTGCAGGACGCGATTTTAATTTTACAAGATGGTAAATGTTTTTGGGGAAGATCAATAGGTAAAAAAGGTAAGTGCATCGGGGAAGTTTGCTTTACCACTGGTATGACTGGCTATCAACATAGTATAACCGATCCTTCTTTTGCGGATCAGATTATAACATTTACCTTTCCTCATATTGGTAATGTCGGAATAAATTACAAGGATAATGAAGGAGAAAAAATTTTTGCAAGTGGTGTGGTTGTGCGAGAGCTTTCACCTGAGTCTCATCCCTCTTCATATATTAATCTAAATGACTGGTTAAAGAAAAATAATGTAGTTGGAATATCAGGTGTTGATACAAGGGCTTTAACTAGATACTTGAGAGAGCATGGATCTCAAAATGGAATGATATGCTCACCTGATGAGAAGCATGCATTGGATGAGTTAAAAGCATATAAATCTGTAAGTGGAATAGGGATAACTAATAAGGTTAGTTTGAGTAACAATTTTAAAGATAATCTTGATACAAAATATAAAGTAGCCGTAGTTGATTTTGGCGTAAAAATCAGTATAGCTTCGCGCTTAATAGAGCTTGGTTGTGCAGTGGAGCTAATAAAACCCAGTGCAGGTTTTGCTCGAAAAATATTAAACATGAATCCAGACGGTGTGTTGCTTTCAAATGGTCCTGGTGATCCAGAAGAAATAGGAGAGAGTGTAGTTTCAGAAATAGATATTATTATAAAATCTAAAATACCAATTTTTGGTATATGTATGGGGCATCAATTACTTGCAATAACCATGGGGGCAAAAACTATCAAAATGGAAAATGGTCACCGAGGGAGCAATCATCCGGTTTATGATGTAAATAGTAAAAAAGTTGAGATCACTAGCCAAAATCACGGGTTTACTGTTGATTCAGCTTCTTTGCCAAGTAATGTTGAGGTTACTCATATTTCATTGTTTGATAATAGTATAGAGGGAATAGCGATGAAGGATTATCCAGTTTTTTCAGTGCAATATCATCCAGAAGAAGCTCCAGGCACACATGATTCACATTATTTGTTTAGACGTTTTATTGATAATATCGCATCATATAAAATAAAATCAGTATGTCTTTAA
- the rplN gene encoding 50S ribosomal protein L14 codes for MIQKNTLLEVADNSGARAVLCIGLLGGRKSATVGDTIIVSTKSITPRGKVEKGKVYRAVVVRVKKAIRKSDGSVIRFSSNAVVLINNQGEPLGTRVFGPIKKLSSGSFMKIMSLAVEVL; via the coding sequence ATGATTCAAAAAAATACGTTATTGGAAGTGGCTGATAATTCTGGTGCGCGTGCAGTTCTTTGTATTGGTTTGTTAGGTGGTAGAAAATCTGCAACTGTAGGTGATACGATTATTGTATCTACTAAATCTATTACCCCAAGGGGGAAGGTTGAGAAAGGGAAGGTATATAGAGCAGTTGTTGTTAGGGTGAAAAAGGCTATTAGGAAGTCTGACGGTTCTGTGATTCGTTTTTCTAGCAATGCTGTAGTTTTAATTAATAATCAAGGCGAGCCGCTTGGTACTCGGGTGTTTGGTCCGATAAAAAAGTTATCATCTGGTTCTTTTATGAAAATAATGTCACTAGCTGTTGAGGTTTTATAA
- the rpsQ gene encoding 30S ribosomal protein S17 yields the protein MPKKVFCGTVIKTKCDKTVKVSVLQVYKDKMYKKVIKKYKKYTVHDENNSCKEGDKVLIQEHKPISATKKWVVVNSSN from the coding sequence ATGCCTAAGAAGGTTTTTTGTGGTACTGTAATTAAGACTAAATGTGATAAAACTGTAAAAGTTTCGGTGTTGCAAGTATATAAAGATAAAATGTATAAAAAAGTTATAAAAAAATATAAGAAATATACAGTACATGATGAGAATAATAGTTGTAAGGAAGGGGATAAGGTTTTGATACAAGAACACAAGCCTATCTCTGCTACTAAAAAATGGGTTGTTGTTAATAGCTCAAATTGA
- the rplX gene encoding 50S ribosomal protein L24 has protein sequence MSAKIRSGDDVIVLTGKDKAKIGKIIKVIARGAKKRVIVSGVNVCKRHTKPRAGNNGGILSKELAIDISNVATLDPKYKTPTKVGFKVIDGKKVRFAKVSGEVID, from the coding sequence ATGAGTGCTAAAATAAGAAGTGGTGATGACGTTATAGTTTTAACTGGTAAAGACAAAGCAAAAATTGGCAAAATAATTAAAGTTATAGCGCGCGGTGCTAAAAAAAGGGTAATTGTCTCTGGAGTAAATGTTTGCAAGAGGCATACCAAGCCAAGAGCTGGTAATAATGGTGGTATATTAAGTAAAGAATTAGCTATTGATATATCCAACGTTGCAACATTAGACCCTAAATATAAAACTCCAACTAAAGTGGGGTTTAAGGTTATAGATGGTAAAAAAGTGCGTTTTGCGAAAGTTTCTGGAGAAGTGATAGATTAG
- the rpsJ gene encoding 30S ribosomal protein S10 yields the protein MKQDIYIIITAFDCSLLERCVRKFIDELKRSGAKLSGPIALPRKDSKFTVNRSPHVDKKSREQFEMRTSRRLIVLHDLTPTMMQMLQGLSFSAGVEVDLKVKEVKV from the coding sequence ATGAAGCAGGATATATATATTATCATTACGGCGTTTGATTGTTCTTTATTAGAGAGATGCGTTCGCAAGTTTATCGATGAGTTAAAGCGATCTGGTGCAAAATTATCCGGTCCGATTGCATTACCGAGGAAAGATTCTAAGTTTACTGTTAATAGATCTCCTCACGTTGATAAAAAATCTCGTGAGCAATTTGAAATGAGAACTTCTAGGCGATTGATTGTTTTACATGATCTTACTCCTACTATGATGCAGATGCTTCAGGGTTTATCTTTTTCTGCTGGTGTAGAAGTTGATTTGAAAGTCAAAGAAGTTAAGGTTTAA
- the rpsN gene encoding 30S ribosomal protein S14, translating into MAKKSMIERNLRRMKLCDQYKEKREKLKSIMNNKNLSIGERFAAQNKLIKKLPRNSSKVRIRNRCALTGRPRGVYRKFGLCRIVLRDLCSFGQIPGVTKSSW; encoded by the coding sequence ATGGCAAAAAAATCTATGATAGAAAGAAATCTTCGCAGAATGAAGCTGTGCGATCAATATAAAGAAAAAAGGGAAAAATTGAAATCTATAATGAATAATAAAAATTTGTCTATTGGTGAAAGGTTTGCAGCTCAAAATAAATTAATTAAAAAGTTGCCTAGAAATTCCTCTAAGGTTAGAATTAGAAATAGGTGTGCTTTGACTGGAAGGCCAAGAGGGGTTTATAGAAAATTTGGTTTGTGTAGAATTGTTTTACGTGATTTATGTTCTTTTGGACAGATTCCAGGAGTTACAAAGTCTAGTTGGTAA
- the rplF gene encoding 50S ribosomal protein L6, which translates to MSRVGAAPINIPVGVSVEYSNGRMLIKSAKEEKELTLVSDVVCRIVDNQLLLFVDQDQDNYDEIKPMWGTYRSNINNIINGMVDGFSVDLEINGVGYKAECDGKYLTLYLGYSHNVKYKVPKGVEIKCIKPIHLVVSGIDKQKVYMVASDICRVRKYDPYKGKGIVIKGKFMLRKVVSKKK; encoded by the coding sequence ATGTCTCGTGTAGGTGCTGCGCCCATCAATATTCCTGTTGGTGTTTCAGTTGAATATAGCAATGGTAGAATGTTAATAAAGAGTGCTAAGGAGGAAAAAGAGCTTACCCTGGTTAGTGATGTTGTGTGCCGGATTGTTGATAATCAGCTATTGCTTTTCGTTGATCAAGATCAAGACAATTATGATGAAATAAAACCTATGTGGGGTACTTATAGGAGCAATATTAATAATATCATTAATGGAATGGTTGATGGTTTTTCTGTTGATCTTGAGATTAATGGTGTTGGGTATAAAGCAGAGTGTGATGGGAAGTATTTGACTTTGTATCTTGGTTATAGCCATAATGTTAAGTATAAAGTGCCTAAGGGTGTTGAGATTAAGTGCATAAAGCCAATTCATCTAGTAGTAAGTGGTATAGATAAGCAAAAAGTCTATATGGTGGCATCTGATATATGCAGAGTTAGAAAATATGATCCTTATAAAGGTAAGGGAATTGTAATAAAAGGTAAGTTTATGTTGCGTAAAGTTGTAAGTAAAAAGAAGTAA
- the rplE gene encoding 50S ribosomal protein L5, translating into MFKELYKDSIVKSLKDKFNYGNVMQVPKLVKVCINMGVGDAAADSKVIDEPLESLHLIAGQKPVSTSAKKSIAGFKIRKDAKVGCKVTLRRDKMYEFLERLVYIALPREKDFRGFSVKQFDGNGNFSFGIKEHISFLEVDYDKISKIIGMDINIVTTAASDKEAKELLLAFKFPFFD; encoded by the coding sequence ATGTTTAAAGAGTTATATAAAGATAGCATAGTAAAGTCCTTAAAGGATAAGTTTAATTACGGCAATGTAATGCAAGTGCCTAAACTTGTAAAAGTTTGTATTAACATGGGTGTTGGAGATGCTGCTGCAGATAGTAAAGTAATAGATGAGCCGCTTGAGAGCTTGCATTTAATTGCAGGGCAGAAACCTGTATCAACTTCTGCAAAAAAATCTATTGCTGGTTTTAAAATCAGAAAAGATGCTAAAGTTGGTTGTAAAGTGACATTGCGTAGAGATAAAATGTATGAGTTTTTAGAAAGATTGGTATATATTGCTTTGCCAAGGGAGAAAGATTTCAGAGGGTTTAGTGTAAAGCAATTTGATGGAAATGGTAATTTTTCCTTCGGCATAAAGGAGCATATCTCGTTTTTAGAGGTAGATTACGATAAAATAAGTAAGATTATAGGTATGGACATTAATATTGTAACAACTGCAGCTAGTGATAAGGAAGCAAAGGAATTGTTGCTAGCTTTTAAATTTCCTTTTTTTGATTAA
- the rplD gene encoding 50S ribosomal protein L4, whose amino-acid sequence MECKLVNLSNSDLGTAQLNPLIFSVKQKMSILHDIVRWQLAKRRAGTHKTKGISDVSGTTAKPYSQKRTGRARQGSLRSPQFRGGGIIFGPVVRSHAYSLNKKVRKLGLRIALSLKYLNNQVIILDNLNIDVKKTSEMCQYIKNFEFSSFLIVGDYGDDLLRAARNLHYVDLIKPIGLNVFDILNHECIMLTSDALKHLEGRLL is encoded by the coding sequence ATGGAATGTAAGTTGGTGAATTTATCTAATAGCGATCTGGGCACTGCCCAGCTTAATCCTTTGATATTTTCTGTTAAGCAAAAGATGAGTATTTTGCATGATATAGTAAGATGGCAATTAGCGAAGAGGAGAGCTGGTACTCATAAAACGAAAGGTATTAGTGATGTTTCTGGTACGACTGCTAAGCCTTATAGTCAAAAGCGGACTGGTAGGGCAAGGCAAGGGAGTTTGCGCTCTCCTCAATTTAGAGGTGGTGGAATCATTTTTGGGCCTGTTGTAAGGAGTCACGCTTATTCTCTTAATAAGAAGGTGCGCAAGCTTGGGTTAAGAATTGCTTTATCTCTAAAATATTTAAACAATCAAGTGATTATTCTTGATAATTTAAATATTGATGTAAAAAAAACATCTGAGATGTGTCAATATATTAAAAATTTTGAATTTTCTTCTTTTCTAATAGTTGGTGATTATGGAGATGATTTACTGCGTGCTGCTAGAAATTTGCATTATGTAGATTTAATCAAACCTATAGGATTGAATGTTTTTGATATACTAAATCATGAGTGTATAATGTTGACAAGTGATGCTTTGAAGCATCTTGAAGGTAGATTGCTATGA
- the rpsC gene encoding 30S ribosomal protein S3 — MGQKVNPIGFRLKINANTWNSIWYANKDYKQRLHQDLDIRSYINKSFKHAGVSKIIIERKIDLVTITIHSSRPGVIIGKKGSDIEKTKKKVAEKVKNNVELNVVEIKRSEIDATLISNSITQQLEKRVSFRRAMKKAIQSCLRMGGKGIKVSCSGRLGGAEIARTEWYKEGRLPLHTLRANIDYAFAEAKTIYGIIGVKVWVYIGN; from the coding sequence ATGGGACAAAAGGTTAATCCTATAGGATTTAGGTTAAAAATAAATGCTAATACCTGGAATTCTATCTGGTATGCTAATAAAGATTACAAACAAAGATTGCATCAAGATTTAGATATTCGCAGTTATATAAATAAGTCTTTTAAGCACGCTGGCGTTTCTAAAATAATCATTGAGCGTAAAATTGATTTGGTGACTATAACAATACATTCTTCTAGACCTGGAGTGATAATAGGTAAGAAAGGCTCGGATATTGAAAAGACAAAGAAAAAAGTAGCTGAAAAAGTGAAAAATAATGTAGAGTTGAATGTAGTTGAGATTAAGAGGTCTGAAATAGATGCAACTTTAATATCAAACAGTATTACGCAACAGCTGGAAAAAAGGGTATCATTTAGAAGGGCAATGAAAAAAGCTATTCAGAGTTGTTTGAGGATGGGTGGTAAAGGTATTAAAGTAAGTTGTTCTGGGCGTCTTGGCGGAGCTGAGATAGCTCGTACTGAGTGGTATAAAGAAGGTCGTTTGCCTTTGCATACTTTACGTGCTAATATAGACTATGCTTTTGCTGAAGCAAAAACTATATATGGCATTATAGGAGTTAAAGTCTGGGTTTATATTGGTAATTAA
- the tuf gene encoding elongation factor Tu, with translation MTTVVEAFGKPHINVGTIGHVDHGKTTLTAAITKHYGNFVAYDQIDKAPEEKKRGITISTAHVEYQTETRHYAHVDCPGHADYVKNMIVGAAQIDAAILVVSGVDGPMPQTREHILLAKQVGVGYIVVYINKADVADRDMIDLVEMEIRELLSKYGFPGDDVPVIVGSALKALENEDSEYGKKSIDKLMQKLDEYVPIPPRPVELPFILPIEDVFSISGRGTVVTGRIERGEIKTGDEVEIIGLKATQKTICTGVEMFKKLLDKGSAGLNVGILLRGTKREEVERGQVLAKPGTITPHKKFKAEVYILKKEEGGRHTPFFANYQPQFYLRTTDVTGSIKLLDGKEMVIPGDNVSIEVELHVPIAMDKGLRFAIREGGRTVGSGVVSEILE, from the coding sequence ATGACAACAGTAGTAGAAGCATTTGGAAAGCCGCACATAAATGTGGGGACGATAGGACATGTGGATCATGGGAAGACGACGTTAACGGCGGCGATAACAAAGCATTATGGAAATTTTGTAGCGTATGATCAGATAGATAAGGCGCCAGAAGAGAAGAAGCGTGGGATAACAATATCAACGGCGCATGTTGAATATCAGACTGAGACACGCCATTATGCGCATGTTGACTGTCCTGGTCATGCTGATTATGTGAAAAATATGATTGTGGGAGCGGCGCAGATCGATGCGGCGATATTGGTGGTGTCAGGTGTTGACGGGCCGATGCCACAAACGAGAGAGCATATATTGCTCGCAAAGCAGGTTGGAGTTGGGTATATTGTGGTATATATAAACAAAGCGGATGTTGCTGACCGTGATATGATAGATTTAGTGGAAATGGAAATCAGGGAATTGTTGAGTAAATATGGATTTCCAGGCGATGATGTTCCTGTGATAGTTGGTTCGGCACTCAAGGCGCTGGAGAATGAGGATAGCGAATATGGCAAAAAATCAATAGATAAATTGATGCAGAAATTAGATGAATATGTGCCAATTCCACCAAGACCTGTAGAGTTGCCATTTATATTGCCGATTGAGGATGTATTTTCTATATCAGGCCGCGGAACGGTGGTAACAGGAAGAATAGAGCGTGGAGAAATAAAGACTGGCGATGAAGTAGAGATAATAGGTTTAAAAGCGACCCAAAAGACGATATGTACGGGCGTGGAAATGTTCAAGAAATTGCTGGATAAAGGCAGTGCGGGACTGAATGTGGGAATATTGCTCAGAGGAACAAAAAGAGAAGAAGTGGAGCGAGGGCAGGTGCTCGCAAAACCAGGGACGATAACGCCGCATAAGAAATTCAAGGCGGAGGTTTATATATTGAAGAAAGAGGAGGGAGGCAGGCACACGCCATTTTTTGCGAATTACCAGCCGCAATTTTATTTAAGAACGACCGATGTAACAGGAAGTATAAAGTTGCTGGATGGAAAAGAGATGGTGATTCCGGGTGATAATGTGAGTATAGAGGTAGAGTTGCATGTGCCAATAGCGATGGATAAGGGCTTGCGTTTTGCAATAAGAGAAGGCGGTAGAACTGTTGGTTCTGGTGTTGTTTCTGAGATTTTAGAGTGA